The following proteins come from a genomic window of Salvia splendens isolate huo1 unplaced genomic scaffold, SspV2 ctg689, whole genome shotgun sequence:
- the LOC121790972 gene encoding uncharacterized protein LOC121790972 encodes MNPSFISNCSSSSDEDGENSHMIYIYNQYMQDMQRRIDNNNMLTQFPRDHQIPQIYRGSVPGHIFINRDREGAHARLYNDDFVDNPLYNETMFCRRFRMSRPLFLRIVDAVKEHDDCFMQRSDGTRRLGLSSLQKVVVVDYDLWIWHAYFGLPGSNNDINVLDSSHLSYNLTQGIAPPAHYVIPSKEYNIGYYPAD; translated from the exons ATGAATCCCAGTTTTATTTCCAATTGCTCTTCATCTTCTGATGAAGATGGTGAAAATTCTCATATGATATACATTTACAACCAATATATGCAGGATATGCAGCGTAGAATCGACAACAACAACATGTTGACTCAATTCCCTCGTGACCATCAAATTCCACAAATATATCGTGGATCAGTTCCAGGGCATATTTTCATCAACCGTGATCGAGAGGGTGCTCACGCTAGATTGTACAATGATGATTTTGTAGATAATCCATTGTATAATGAAACCATGTTTTGTAGGAGATTCCGGATGTCTCGTCCATTGTTCCTTCGCATTGTGGACGCAGTTAAGGAACACGATGACTGTTTCATGCAACGATCAGATGGAACTAGAAGGCTTGGGCTATCATCTCTTCAAAAG GTCGTAGTAGTAGATTATGATCtttggatatggcatgcttattttggattGCCCGGCAGCAACAATGACATCAACGTGTTAGATTCCTCACATCTTTCCTATAATCTCACTCAAGGTATTGCTCCTCCTGCTCATTATGTTATTCCAAGCAAAGAATATAATATTGGTTATTACCCGGCTGATTGA